From Daucus carota subsp. sativus chromosome 6, DH1 v3.0, whole genome shotgun sequence, the proteins below share one genomic window:
- the LOC108227059 gene encoding glutamate receptor 2.7 has translation MSLLIFSCFMCFLLLTKSTTATIYMELNQNCSMNNLVTLGGIGGVLDLSSRVGKEQKIAMELAVQDFYSSTCYNLPIHLKDLHGNFVHTASDVIKLVEEKQVQVILGVLTLEEASLVSGFNNGTTVISLPPTAISPRLSPAEPPHLIQMSHDIRIHVRCIAALVGHFKWRKLTTIYEQRNAFSTETDLMITELSESLQNVESTIEHHFTFPPVSSLKNSAAFISNELLKLKSLNNRVFVILKSSLEFAILLFERANQMGMMGKGYVWIISDDLSSQLDSIGQPVISNMQGVIGFKSNFVDTSDSFEEFKHRFRKKYISEYPEEEHFNPSINALRAYDATWMIANAMATAEGMKGSKILFENILSSNFNGLSGKISFNNGKLEEPPTFRVMNVIGKSYREIATWSPEFGFSVNFNEEKGRDMRIGNGLVGELGSVYWPGGEQTVPEGWFLGNKEKPMKIGVPARGAFNQFVNVRYDQNQNETNVAGFSIEVFEAVVKQLSYNFSYVFVPYYGSYDDMVADVYNKRLDAAVGDTEIMADRYKIAGFSQPYMESGLVMVVTVKPDSTKESFMFLRAFTMKMWLLMAVMSLYTGFVVWLTENVESNPDFESSSVSHHVGKMLWFSVTVLSFAQRESIRSNLSRFVLATWLFVIVVVTVCFTASLTSIITVQRIQPSLVSIEYLQRTNAAVGCNGNSFIVQYLINVLHFKPENIKKINSIRDYPEAFEKGEIRAAYFVAPHAKVFLAIYCQGYTTAGPSYKLGGFGFVFRKGSPLVNDISEAILKVTESGKILELEKHMLSASNCNSSSIDISSGDTSLGPEAFSGLLIISGCISAVALLISVARLLTTSPLILSFTQGILLRRRIGRWTSSFLSRSDTTEESASSERAQDSMGIELAAWNQT, from the exons ATGTCTCTTCTAATCTTTTCTTGCTTCATGTGCTTTCTCTTGCTGACAAAATCAACCACAGCTACAATTTACATGGAATTGAATCAAAATTGCTCAATGAACAATCTTGTAACTCTTGGCGGCATAGGTGGAGTGCTTGATCTGAGCTCAAGGGTTGGTAAAGAGCAAAAAATAGCTATGGAGCTGGCTGTCCAAGATTTTTATAGCTCAACTTGCTATAATCTGCCCATCCATCTCAAAGATTTGCATGGAAACTTCGTCCACACTGCTTCTGATG TGATAAAATTGGTTGAAGAAAAACAAGTTCAAGTGATCCTGGGAGTATTGACCTTGGAAGAAGCTTCCCTAGTCTCGGGATTTAACAATGGCACCACTGTTATTTCTCTGCCTCCAACTGCCATATCCCCGCGTCTGTCACCAGCAGAGCCTCCGCATTTGATCCAAATGAGCCATGATATCCGAATCCATGTGCGATGCATTGCTGCATTAGTAGGACACTTTAAGTGGAGAAAGTTGACAACTATATATGAGCAAAGGAATGCTTTCTCCACTGAAACTGATCTTATGATCACAGAACTATCCGAGTCTCTTCAGAATGTTGAGTCGACGATTGAACATCACTTTACTTTTCCTCCTGTATCTTCTCTTAAGAATTCAGCCGCATTTATTAGCAATGAGCTACTGAAGCTGAAAAGCCTAAACAATAGGGTCTTTGTGATACTAAAGTCTTCACTAGAGTTTGCTATCCTGCTTTTTGAGAGAGCAAACCAGATGGGAATGATGGGAAAAGGCTATGTTTGGATCATTTCAGATGATCTTTCCAGTCAACTTGATTCAATAGGGCAGCCTGTGATATCTAACATGCAAGGTGTGATTGGTTTCAAATCAAACTTTGTGGACACTAGTGATTCATTTGAAGAGTTTAAGCATAGGTTCCGAAAAAAGTACATATCAGAGTATCCTGAAGAAGAGCATTTTAATCCCAGCATCAATGCGTTACGAGCATATGATGCAACTTGGATGATTGCCAATGCCATGGCAACTGCAGAAGGAATGAAGGGATCAAAAATCTTGTTTGAGAACATTTTATCTAGCAATTTTAATGGCCTTAGTGGAAAGATAAGCTTTAACAATGGGAAACTGGAAGAACCACCCACATTCCGAGTTATGAATGTGATCGGTAAAAGCTATAGAGAGATAGCAACCTGGTCACCAGAGTTTGGTTTCTCAGTTAATTTCAATGAGGAGAAAGGAAGGGATATGAGAATTGGAAATGGATTAGTGGGAGAATTAGGTTCAGTTTATTGGCCTGGTGGGGAACAGACGGTTCCGGAAGGATGGTTTTTAGGTAACAAAGAGAAACCAATGAAGATCGGAGTTCCTGCTAGGGGTGCTTTTAATCAGTTTGTGAATGTGAGGTATGATCAGAATCAAAATGAGACGAATGTGGCTGGATTTTCAATTGAAGTTTTCGAAGCTGTGGTTAAACAACTTTCCTATAACTTCTCATATGTATTTGTTCCCTACTATGGCTCATATGATGATATGGTGGCTGATGTTTATAATAAG CGCTTGGATGCAGCTGTTGGTGATACAGAAATAATGGCAGATCGATACAAAATTGCGGGATTTTCCCAACCATACATGGAATCTGGACTGGTCATGGTAGTGACTGTCAAACCAGATTCCACAAAGGAAAGTTTCATGTTCTTGCGCGCCTTTACTATGAAAATGTGGCTTCTGATGGCAGTAATGAGCTTATATACAGGATTTGTCGTCTGGTTGACTGAGAATGTCGAGAGCAATCCAGACTTTGAAAGCTCATCCGTGTCTCACCATGTTGGCAAAATGCTTTGGTTCTCAGTCACGGTTCTGTCCTTCGCGCAAA GAGAATCAATTAGAAGCAATTTGTCTCGATTTGTGTTGGCAACATGGTTATTTGTTATTGTCGTGGTGACGGTATGTTTCACTGCAAGTCTTACGTCTATTATCACTGTCCAGAGAATCCAACCATCTCTTGTTAGTATCGAGTATCTCCAGAGGACTAATGCAGCTGTTGGATGTAATGGAAACTCTTTCATCGTTCAATATCTGATCAACGTTCTACACTTCAAGCCAGAgaatattaaaaagattaattcAATCAGGGACTACCCAGAAGCCTTTGAAAAGGGAGAAATTAGAGCAGCTTATTTTGTTGCTCCACACGCCAAAGTGTTCCTCGCAATATATTGCCAAGGCTATACCACGGCTGGGCCTAGCTACAAACTTGGCGGCTTTGGCTTTGTTTTTCGCAAGGGTTCACCCTTAGTTAATGACATTTCAGAGGCAATTCTCAAAGTAACAGAGAGCGGAAAGATACTTGAATTGGAAAAACATATGCTTTCCGCTTCCAATTGCAACTCATCATCAATAGATATATCCTCAGGTGATACAAGTTTAGGCCCAGAGGCCTTCTCTGGCCTATTAATAATTTCGGGCTGCATATCTGCTGTGGCCTTATTGATCTCAGTTGCACGTCTTCTTACGACGAGTCCTCTGATCTTGAGCTTCACTCAGGGAATACTATTAAGAAGGAGAATTGGTAGATGGACCTCATCATTTCTCAGTCGAAGCGACACGACAGAGGAATCTGCATCCTCTGAAAGAGCACAAGACTCAATGGGCATTGAATTGGCAGCCTGGAACCAAACATAG